Genomic window (Pyxidicoccus xibeiensis):
AGCGTGAGGGCGGTGAGGTTGCCCGTGTCCAGCCCCAGCACCGCCTCGCAGCACTGGGCCGCGCGGGACGGCTCCTGGAAGCGGTCCAGGTACAGCCGCGCCAGCTTGAGGTACGCCGTCACCTTGGCCGCGGGCGTGCCACCCACCTGCGTCTCGCGGTCCAGGATGGCCACCAGCTCCTTCACGTTGTCCTGGGCCAGGTACAGCCGCTCCAGGGCCCGCAGCGTGGCGGCGTGGCCGGGCGTCAGGCGCAGCACCTCCTGGTACGTGTCGATGGCCAGCTCCGGCCGGTGGAGGGCGTCCTCCCAGATGGCCGCGGCCTGGTACAGCGCGTTGGCGCGCTCCAGCGGGTCCGTGCGGTTGGCGGCCTCCGCGCGCAGCACCTCCACCAGGCTCTCCCACGCGTTCTGCGCCCGGTAGATGCGGGCCAGCGCGCGCAGCGCCGGGAAGTAGCTGGGCGCCAGCATCAGCGCCTCCTGGTAGGAGGCAACGGCCTCGTTCTCGCGCTGCAGCCGCTGCTCGTACAGCTCGCCAATCTTGTAGATGAGCGCGGCGGCCTGTTCCATGGAGGGGGAGGCCTCCGACTCCGCCCGGTACATGTCCACGAGCTTCTCCCAGCGGCCGTCCTGCGCGTACAGCCGGCCCAGCGCCTTGAGCGCGGGCAGGTAGGACGGGGACAGCGCCAGCACGCGCTCGTAGGCGGAGATGGCGCCCGCGCGGTCCTTCAGGTGCTCGTCGAGAATCTCCGCGTTGCGGTGCAGGAGCGACAGCACCTGCTTGGTGTCGCTCGCGAGCGACGCCTCCAGGTCATGGGTGTCCAGCAGCTCGCGGTAGCGCGCGGCCCGCTCGTACAGCCGCGCCAGGTTGCGGATGGTGGGCAGGTGGTCCGACGCCAGGTCGAGGATGCGCTTCATGCACTCGATGGCGTGGTCCAGGTCCCCCAGCCGGTCCTCGTACACCACCGCCATCTTGTTCAGCGTGGTGATGAGCTGGTCGCGGTCGGACGTCTGGAGCAGGTCCTGCTCGTACATGGCCACCAGCTCCGCGAAGCGGCCCTGGCGCTCGTAGAGGCGGGTGAGGGCCTTCTGCGCGGGGAGGTAGCCGGGCTGCAGCTGGAGGCAGGTGTTGTAGCGGGTGATGGCGTCTTCCTGCCGGCCCAGCCGCTCCTCGAGGATCTCCGCCGCCTTGTACATGCGGGCGGCCTTCTGCTTCGCGTCCTCGGCGGCTGCGACCTCCGCGTCGAAGACGGAGACCAGCCCCTCCCAGTTCTGCATGCGGTAGTACAGCTTGCCCAGGCCCGCGAGCGCCGCCGCGTGGCCGGGGATGCGCGCGACGATGGCCTGGTAGCGCGCCGCCGCGTCCGCCTCGCGCTTGAGGGTCTCCTCGTACAGCGCGGCCAGGCGCAGGTTGGTGGCCACCAGCTCGCTCTCGTCGTTGAGCGAGCCCACGCGCGCCAGCAGCACGTCCGCCAGCTCCTCGTAGCGGCCCTGTGTCTCGTAGATGCCGGCCAGCTCGCTGAGCACCAGCGGCTCGTTCGGGGACACGTTGCGCGCGGCCAGCAGCGCGGCCAGCGCGTCGTCGTTGCGGCCCGCGCGCTCGTAGACCTTGGCAATCTGCAGGTACGCGGGCGCCGCCTGCGCGCCCAGCGCTCCAGCCTCGGCCGTCAGCGCGGCGAGCAGCTCGTCGGTGCGGCCATCGCGCTCGGCCACGCGCTTCATGGCCGCCAGCAGCAGCAGGTCCGAGCGGTCCAGCGCGAAGGCCTCGCGGTAGAGGGCGGCGGCGGCCTCGCGCTGCTTCAGGCGCTCCTCGGCGAGCAGGCCTGCGGAGGTGAGGTAGTGCGCGCGCAGCGACGGCTGCTGCACGGCGGCGGACAGCAGCCGGTACACCTCCACCAGCGCCTGCGAGTCATTGCGCGCGGCGTAGACGGACTCGAGCTGGGTGAGGACGACCACGTCGGTGGGCCGGCGCTCCAGGCACAGCTTGAGGCACGCGGTGGAGTCGTCGTCGCGGGACAGGCGCTCCTGGAGGATGATGCCCTTCTCGAAGAGGAGCGCGGCCTGGTGGCGGGTGTCGCCGGTGGCGGCCAGCTCCGCGTCCAGCAACTGCAGCACCATCTGCCAGTTGCCCACGTCCGCGAAGAGGCGGCGCGCGGCGCGGATGTTGACGAGGTAGCGGGGCGCCAGCTTGTACGCGCTCTGGAAGGCCACGGCCGCGTTGCGCGGGTTCTTCAGCGGCTCCTCCCAGAGCAGGCCCACCTCGTGGAAGAGCAGCGCGGCGGCGTGCGGGTCCGTGGCGCTGAGGGCCTTTGCCTCGCGCTCCAGCGAGGCGATGCGCTCGCGGGCTTCATCCTCGGCGCTGGCGTTCACCGCCGCGACGGGCAGGGCGGCCGTGTTCTGTGCCAGCGTCTCCGTGGCGCTCTTCGCGGGCGCTCCGGGAATGGGCGGAGGGGCCACGGGGAGAGGGGGACGCGGGACGTCGTTGCGCTCGCTCATGGGAAGCCGGCTCCGGTGGCCAGGGCGGGGGAGGAGAGCCTGGCCGGTGCCGGTCGTAACACGCGCCCGACCGGTCTCTCAACTTCCCGACTTTCCTGACGTTTTGGGTGCCAGCCACCCCAGGGAGCGGGCAGGCGGCGCACTCCGGGTGCGAGCCGGGGCGCTCCAGGCGGGGCGCGCCCAGGCCATCGCCGGGTGCATGTCGCACCATTCGCGCCTGGATGTTTTGAAGTGCCCGCGGAAGGGGGCTAACGCGGCTGGCTCCGGGTGCCTCCCCGCCGGGCCCGCCACTCCTCACGGCTCTGGCCCCAGGCCTCCGTCACCGCGTTGTCGTACGGGGGCGGCATCTTCACGGGGCCCAGCAGCTTCGAGCCCAGCCTCCGGGCGACCTCCTGGGACGCGACGTTCTCCGGGACGATGCTGTGGATGACCTCCGTCCAGCCCAGCTGGTCGAAGGCCCAGTCCATGGACGCCGTCGCCGCCTCGGTGGCGTAGCCCTTGCCCCAGGCGTCGCGGATGAGGGCCCAGCCAACCTCCGGCCCGGGCCAGCCTTCCGGCTTCCACGGGCCCACGCGTCCCACCCACCGGCCCGTCGCCTTCTCCAGCACGGAGAACATGCCGAAGCCCTGCAGCGCCCACGCGCCCGCCATGGTGCTCATCGCCCGGAACACCAGCGGGCGGGGATTCACACCGCCGATGAAGCGCGCCGACTCCGGGTCCCCCGCGAGGATGCAGAACCCATCCAGGTCCTCCAGCGCCGTGGGGCGCAGGATCAGGCGGGCGGTCTCGAGCGTGGGTCCTGGAGCAATCATGTCCGTCTCCTCGCGAGCAGTGGAGCTTCTGGGGCCCGCGCCTTCATGCCTTTCATACCTGGACGCGCGACGCGGGGCGTGGCTGAAAAACAAACGCGGCTGCCCTGGATGACCGGGGCAGCCGCGCGTGCTTCTCAGGACCTTGGTCAGCGAGCGGTGCGGAAGAGCACGGGGCTGCTCGCCGTCCCGCCCTCGTCACCGTCCAGGACGCCGTCCAGGTCGCGGTCGATGCCGATGCGCGGCCCCGAGCCCGGCGGCGTGCACGTATACGTCAGCACGCCCCCGTGCTGCGCGACGCCCTGCCGGACGGCGGTGTCCGAGACGTGGGGCAGCGCCTGCCGGTCGAGCTTGAACTGCCCGCTCCCCAGGTACAGCAGGCCCACGTCGTGGCCGGAGACGCGCCCCTTCGCCACCAGGTCGCACTCACTCGCGTCCGCGCGCGCCTTCAGCAGGTCGATGCGCGGGCCGGCCACCACCGCGTTGCTCGCCGTGAGCGTCACCTGCTGGCCCACGATGGGCGCCAGGTTGCTCTCGAAGGCCAGCATGTAGAGCTCCATGTTCTTCTTGGCCGCGAAGCCCTCGGGGCTGTCCGGGATGCCCACGGCGTTGAAGATGGGGTGGAAGTCGAAGCCGCTGTTGAAGTGGAACAGGGTGGGGATGGCGCCATCGCTGTTGAAGCCGATGCCGCGCACCTGGTCACCCAGGAACGTGTCCGCGGGCGAGTTGCCGAAGGGGAAGCCGGCGCCGAACATGCCGACCTTCTGGTACATGTTCCTCAGGTGCGGAACCTTGGGGAACAGCGGCTCCGCGTCGAAGGACGACTTGCCGTCCGTGCCAAAGAAGCCCTTGAAGGGGCCCTCGCCCGGGTTGGCGTTCACGTCGACGCGGTGGCAGGACTCGCACGAGCCCTGGAAGAAGCTCGTCGTCTCCATGAAGAAGTCCCGGCCGGCCTGCTGCCGCGGCGTCAGCGAGTTGTCCAGGTTGCGGATGGGGTTGGGCGGGTACATCACCTGGAGGGCGAAGTGGGTGAACTTGTCCATCTCCTCCGGGGTGAGCTGCGCGCTGCGCCCGAGCAGGTCCATGAACGCCGGGTTGAACTCCTTGAACGCCGCCGCTTCGTCATAGACACCGCTGTTCGGCTGGAGGCTCGGCGCGGTGTCAGCGGCGGTGCGGTCTCCGCGCCAGTGCATGGGGCCCTGGTTGGCCATGCCGCGCAGGCTCTGCGTCGCCAGCGGGCCCTTCATCGGGTGGAAGGACGTGTCCTGGCCGAAGGTGCCGTCCGGGCCGAACTCGGGCAGCACGGGCACGACGGGGTTGAGGTTCGCCTTCACCTCGCCGTCCGGGTTGCCCAGGTCCCACGTCAGGCTGTCGAAGTCGCCGAAGATGTGGCAGCTGCCGCACGACGAGTCGCCATGGCTGGAGCTCCTCCGGGCGTCGTAGAGGAACGGGCGCCCCTCGATGATGCTCGCGGGCTCCGGGCTGTACATGGGCAGGTGGGCAACCTCCTGCTTCGTGGTGGTGTTCACCACGGAGACCGAGTTGTCGAAGCGCGTGAGCACGTAGAGGCGCCCGCGCGCCTCGTCCAGCACCACGCCGGTGGGCCCGCCGCCCGTGAGCTGAATCTGGTTCGCCGTGCTCGGCACGAAGGTGTCGGACTCCAGCGCCGCGGTGGAGTAGACGCCCAGCTTCGACGAGCCGAAGGCGGCCACGTACAGGGTCGCGCCATTCGACGTCACCGCCATGCCCAGCGGCTGCGCGAGGCTCTTCTCACTCTCCGCATTGGGGACGGGCGCGCAGCAGACGCTGTAGTCGATGTGCTTGTTGAGGTGGCGCGGGGTGACGCTCCCGGCGCCCAGCACGGTGATGCGGCTCTCGTGGGTGTGGCCGCGCAGGCTGCTCCCGGCGAAGGTGCCCGGGCCCTCGAAGCGCAAATCATTCCGGCCCTCGGTGTTGCTGACGTAGACCTTCCCGCTCACCGGGTTGACGGCCATGTTGAACAGGATGGTGCCCACGCCCGTGTAGAAGCCGGACGGACCCGCCACCTGCACCGGCGGGTTGGCCGTGGCGGAGATGGCGAACACGTCCTTGTCCGGGAGGGAGAAGGGCATCTGCGCGGTCCACGAGCGGCCCAGCACGTCCAGCCAGTCCTGGCCGTTGTACCGGACGAGGACGGAGACCTCGGTGGCCGGCACGCCCTGGACGTTGGTGTTCGGCCCGGGCACGCCGCCGGCCGCCTCGCCGCCGTTCGGCACCAGGCTCTCATGCACCACCGAGCTGCGGTTGCCGGAGTGGAAGGCGGCCGCGTAGACGCGCGAGCCGTCCGGCGTCACCGCGAGCCCGCGAGGCGTGTCGCTGAACAGCGGGATGATGGTCAGCGGGCTGCCGCCCAGCGAGCCGCCCAGGTTCTCCGAGTCGAACACCCAGACGTCGGCGCGGCCGATGCCCTCGGTGGTGAGCTGCGGGTCGAACGGGGCGTTCTGCCCGCGGTGGGCGGCGGTGATGAAGGCGCGGCGCTTGCCGGGCCCCGCGAAGACGATGTCGCGAGGCTCGTCACCGACGAGCAGCGTGCGCACCACGGCGCCGCCCGTGCCGTTGCCATCAATGCGCACGACGCTGACGCTGTCGGACAGGTGGTTGACCACCCACACCTCGTCGTTGCTCCGCGCGGCCACGGCGACGGGCTCCAGGCCCACCGGCACCGAGCCCCGGTGGACGAGCCCGCTGCTGCCGACCTGGAAGATCTCCAGCCGGTTGTCCGGCGTGTTGGCGGCGAAGAGGAGCGCGCCATTGGGGGAGAGCGCCAGGGGGCGGACCTGGCCGCTCTCGAAGAGGGTGTAGGGGGCTGCGGCCGCGACGCTCGTGAACAACATCGCGGTGAGAATGACTGTCGATACGCCACGGCGGATTGCCGTGCTGCTGGCCTTCATGGTGCCTCGCTCAAGGGTGTCGGACGCTCGTGCGCTCCGGAGGCGGAGGCACGAAGAGGCGCAGGTCGTGCGCGTCCCCAGCGTAGGCGGAAATATCGAACAGTGAACAGCGCGGTTCCGCCCGGGGCCACGCCGACCTCAGGCGCGGCTCCGAGCGGGGACGACGCTCAGGGCTGGCTCTGGGCGTCGGCGGGATTGCTCCCCGCCGCGCGCTCGTCACCGTCCAGGACGCCGTCCAGGTCGCGGTCGATGCCGATGCGCGGCCCCGAGCCCGGCGGCGTGCAGGTGTACGTCAGCACGCCGTTGCTCGCGGCGATGGCCGAGCGCAGCGTCCCGTCGGTGATGTGGGGCAGCGCCTGCCGGTCCCCCGCGAACTGCCCCCCTCCCAGGTAGAGGAAGCCCAGCTCGTGGTTCCACGCGCGGCCCTTCGCCACCAGGTCGCACTCGCCAGCCTCCGCGCGTGCCCGCAG
Coding sequences:
- a CDS encoding GNAT family N-acetyltransferase, with translation MIAPGPTLETARLILRPTALEDLDGFCILAGDPESARFIGGVNPRPLVFRAMSTMAGAWALQGFGMFSVLEKATGRWVGRVGPWKPEGWPGPEVGWALIRDAWGKGYATEAATASMDWAFDQLGWTEVIHSIVPENVASQEVARRLGSKLLGPVKMPPPYDNAVTEAWGQSREEWRARRGGTRSQPR
- a CDS encoding YncE family protein gives rise to the protein MKASSTAIRRGVSTVILTAMLFTSVAAAAPYTLFESGQVRPLALSPNGALLFAANTPDNRLEIFQVGSSGLVHRGSVPVGLEPVAVAARSNDEVWVVNHLSDSVSVVRIDGNGTGGAVVRTLLVGDEPRDIVFAGPGKRRAFITAAHRGQNAPFDPQLTTEGIGRADVWVFDSENLGGSLGGSPLTIIPLFSDTPRGLAVTPDGSRVYAAAFHSGNRSSVVHESLVPNGGEAAGGVPGPNTNVQGVPATEVSVLVRYNGQDWLDVLGRSWTAQMPFSLPDKDVFAISATANPPVQVAGPSGFYTGVGTILFNMAVNPVSGKVYVSNTEGRNDLRFEGPGTFAGSSLRGHTHESRITVLGAGSVTPRHLNKHIDYSVCCAPVPNAESEKSLAQPLGMAVTSNGATLYVAAFGSSKLGVYSTAALESDTFVPSTANQIQLTGGGPTGVVLDEARGRLYVLTRFDNSVSVVNTTTKQEVAHLPMYSPEPASIIEGRPFLYDARRSSSHGDSSCGSCHIFGDFDSLTWDLGNPDGEVKANLNPVVPVLPEFGPDGTFGQDTSFHPMKGPLATQSLRGMANQGPMHWRGDRTAADTAPSLQPNSGVYDEAAAFKEFNPAFMDLLGRSAQLTPEEMDKFTHFALQVMYPPNPIRNLDNSLTPRQQAGRDFFMETTSFFQGSCESCHRVDVNANPGEGPFKGFFGTDGKSSFDAEPLFPKVPHLRNMYQKVGMFGAGFPFGNSPADTFLGDQVRGIGFNSDGAIPTLFHFNSGFDFHPIFNAVGIPDSPEGFAAKKNMELYMLAFESNLAPIVGQQVTLTASNAVVAGPRIDLLKARADASECDLVAKGRVSGHDVGLLYLGSGQFKLDRQALPHVSDTAVRQGVAQHGGVLTYTCTPPGSGPRIGIDRDLDGVLDGDEGGTASSPVLFRTAR